AAGAGCGCGAACACCCCGCTCTTGCTCAGCTCCAGCTCGGCGGCGAGCCGGCCGACGGTGAGCGCCTCCAGGCCCTCGACCGAGGCGATGTCCACCGTGCGGCGCAGCACCAGCCGGCGGGTGCGGTTGCCCCGCTCGACCCGCCCGTCGACCCGCGTCATCGGTCTCTCCTAGCGCAGCGCGGGGTGGTCGGCGACGACCGTGCAGGAGCCGGGTGCGATCTCCGTGAAACCGGCGTCCCGTACCACCGGCAGCCCGCTGCCGGTCAGCCGGTTCCAGCCGGCGGGGTCGGCACTGCGGACGGAGAGCGCGAAGCCCGCGTCCCGCCAGGCGGTGCGCTCCGCATCGGACAGCGCCCACCACGCCAGCTGGGCGCCGTGCCCGGCCTGCGCCATCGCCTTCCCCGCCGACATCTCCAGCTCCGGGTTCAGCCACAGCACGGGCTGTGCCGGATCGGCGGCGACGGGCGGCTCCGGGTCGTCCAGCTCGGTGCCCGACACCTGCAGCTTGGCCAGGTCCTTGGGCCAGCCGTCGAGCGGGATCGGCGGGAAGACCCGCACCTGCGCGGACCGTCCGGTCACCGTGACCCCGGGCAGCGCCTCGGCCCGCCGCCACTCGGCGCCCCGGGCCCGCCGCACGACCTTCCGGATCCGCGCGTCCTCCCAGCTCCGCACGGCCTCCGCCCACTCACCGTCCCCGTGTGCCCGCTCGTCCCCGAGCAGCACGAGCACCGCCCGGGCAGCCGTCTCCAGCGCATCGGTACGCGCGGGCGGCGCACTGCGTTCCAACCGCACGACGAGGGGCAGCACGAACTGGGGTGCCTCGTCGCGAGGATGGTGCTCCGCCTGAAAAGGACTGTCTCCCGGGGACGGCAAAACTCGGCTCACAAGGGCCAACCTTAAGGGGCGCGGGGCTGTGTCTCATATGCGACTGCCGCCGCGACGGGGGTCCCCCCGGGTTCGAGCGAAGCCGGGAACTTGGGGGAGCGGGAAGCGACCACGCACCCGCAGAGCGCCGACGACCGCACCCCCACGGCGGAACCGACGACAATGCCCCCATGCAACGTGATCTACGGCTGACTGCCGTCGGCCGCCGCTACGGCATCCGCGGCCCCTGGGTCCTGCGCGGCGTCGACTTAGCGCTGGCGCCCGGCACCCTCACCCGCATAGAAGGAGCGAACGGCACCGGCAAGTCCACTCTGCTCCGCCTTCTCGCCGGCCTGGACGCGCCGACGGAGGGCCGTATCACCGGTCGGCCTCGCACAGCGTACGTACCGGAGCGTTTTCCCTCGGCGCTCCCTTTCACCGCCCTCGGATACCTCACCCACCTGGGCACGGTGCACGGCCTGAGCCGGGGGACCGCGCAACGCGCCGCGGGTACCTGGCTGGAGCGCTTCGGCGCCGGCGCCTGCGCCGGTACCCCCATGGCGCAGCTGTCCAAGGGGAGCAGCCAGAAGGTCGCCGTCGCCCAGGCCCTGCTCGGCGAACCGGAGCTGCTGGTGCTGGACGAGGCCTGGACCGGGCTGGACGCGGCGGCACGGGCCGAGCTGGAGCGGGCGGTGGCCGAGCGGACCGCCGCCGGGGGTGCCGTGGTGTTCGTGGACCACGACCCGCGCCGGCTGGCCGGGGCACCGGACGCGACGTACACCGTGCTCGACGGCCGCCTCAAACCCCGTGCGGACGACGGGAGTTCACCGGCCGGGCCGCTCACCCTCGTCATCGTGCGCGGGCCGGCCGGCGCGCAGCTGCCGCCCGACGCGGCACGGACCGCCGCCGCCGAGGAGATCACGCCCGGCAGCTACCGCCTCGCCGTCCCCGCCTCGCACTCGGACATCGTCCTGCGCACCCTGCTCACGGCCCGCCCGCCCTGGCACGTCGTGAGCGTCGCCCCGCCCTTTGACGGCACCCCGCCCCCCGGCGATCCCGTACCGACGAACCCCGGAAGCCGCCCATGACCGCACTCCTGCGCTACCAGGCCGACCTGCTGGTGCGCTCCCAGCGCTGGCTGCCGCCGGTGATCCTGTACGCCGTGTTCCTGGGGA
The genomic region above belongs to Streptomyces sp. CG1 and contains:
- a CDS encoding aminoacyl-tRNA hydrolase, with amino-acid sequence MPSPGDSPFQAEHHPRDEAPQFVLPLVVRLERSAPPARTDALETAARAVLVLLGDERAHGDGEWAEAVRSWEDARIRKVVRRARGAEWRRAEALPGVTVTGRSAQVRVFPPIPLDGWPKDLAKLQVSGTELDDPEPPVAADPAQPVLWLNPELEMSAGKAMAQAGHGAQLAWWALSDAERTAWRDAGFALSVRSADPAGWNRLTGSGLPVVRDAGFTEIAPGSCTVVADHPALR
- a CDS encoding ATP-binding cassette domain-containing protein, yielding MQRDLRLTAVGRRYGIRGPWVLRGVDLALAPGTLTRIEGANGTGKSTLLRLLAGLDAPTEGRITGRPRTAYVPERFPSALPFTALGYLTHLGTVHGLSRGTAQRAAGTWLERFGAGACAGTPMAQLSKGSSQKVAVAQALLGEPELLVLDEAWTGLDAAARAELERAVAERTAAGGAVVFVDHDPRRLAGAPDATYTVLDGRLKPRADDGSSPAGPLTLVIVRGPAGAQLPPDAARTAAAEEITPGSYRLAVPASHSDIVLRTLLTARPPWHVVSVAPPFDGTPPPGDPVPTNPGSRP